One Euphorbia lathyris chromosome 1, ddEupLath1.1, whole genome shotgun sequence DNA segment encodes these proteins:
- the LOC136217294 gene encoding probable polygalacturonase, translating into MQYSALNCRKHSALLTDFGGVGDGKTMNTKAFTTAMQKMSQFGKDGGAELIVPSGKWLTGAFNITISHFTLFLEKDAIILASKNEADWPVIAPLPSYGKGRESDGSRFNSLISGTNLTDVVITGNNGTIDGQGKSWWDKFKQKKLKHTRPYLIEIMHTNQLQISNITVTNSPSWHIHPIYCKNVIIQWVTVLAPVLVPNTDGINPDSCTNIRIEDCFLQSGDDCIAVKSGWDQYGIKYGMPTKDLVVRRVTCISPDSATVALGSEMSGGIENIRIEDVTALNTQSAIRMKTAIGRGGYVRDIFVRKLRLYNQYYGFWMTSSYSQHPDNGWDRNALPNISRIYHDDIIATNVTIPARIEGMKNNPFTDICISNVNMKLTAKPKKLLWNCTDVIGVASNVTPKPCSAFTEKPNFKCQFPTDKLAIETVQLKTCSTSGTP; encoded by the exons ATGCAATACTCGGCCTTAAATTGCCGAAAGCATAGCGCACTTCTGACAGATTTTGGTGGAGTTGGCGACGGAAAAACAATGAACACAAAAGCATTTACTACAGCTATGCAGAAGATGAGTCAATTTGGAAAAGATGGAGGTGCTGAACTTATTGTACCATCAGGGAAATGGTTAACTGGTGCTTTCAATATCACTATTAGTCATTTCACTCTTTTTCTTGAAAAAGATGCTATTATTCTGGCCTCTAAG AATGAGGCAGATTGGCCTGTAATTGCACCATTGCCCTCCTATGGGAAAGGAAGAGAATCAGACGGTAGCAGGTTCAATTCTCTCATCTCTGGTACAAATCTCACAGATGTAGTGATCACTG gtaACAATGGAACGATCGATGGTCAAGGTAAATCATGGTGGGATAAATTCAAACAAAAGAAATTAAAGCATACTCGACCATATCTGATTGAGATAATGCATACTAATCAACTTCAAATCTCCAATATCACTGTCACCAACTCTCCTTCATGGCATATTCATCCCATTTATTGCAA GAATGTGATTATCCAATGGGTGACGGTTCTTGCACCAGTTCTCGTCCCTAACACAGATGGAATTAATCCAG ATTCGTGCACGAATATTCGGATCGAAGACTGTTTCTTACAATCAGGAGATGACTGCATAGCAGTAAAGAGTGGATGGGATCAATATGGTATAAAGTACGGAATGCCAACAAAAGATTTAGTAGTAAGAAGAGTAACATGCATATCCCCGGATAGTGCAACCGTAGCTCTTGGTAGCGAAATGTCTGGCGGAATCGAAAACATTAGAATCGAAGATGTCACAGCTCTCAACACCCAATCTGCTATCCGAATGAAAACAGCAATTGGGCGTGGTGGTTATGTTCGAGACATTTTTGTAAGAAAACTAAGGCTCTATAATCAGTATTATGGGTTCTGGATGACAAGTTCTTACAGTCAACATCCCGACAATGGATGGGATAGAAATGCATTGCCAAACATTAGCCGAATTTACCATGACGATATTATAGCGACGAATGTCACTATTCCGGCGCGTATAGAGGGGATGAAGAACAATCCTTTTACTGATATTTGTATCTCTAATGTCAACATGAAATTGACAGCTAAACCAAAAAAACTACTTTGGAATTGTACCGATGTCATAGGAGTTGCAAGCAATGTTACTCCCAAACCTTGCTCTGCTTTCACCGAGAAACCTAACTTTAAGTGTCAATTCCCGACGGATAAGCTCGCCATTGAAACTGTTCAGCTTAAAACCTGCTCCACTAGTGGCACTCCTTGA